The candidate division KSB1 bacterium region GCCCATCGCGCTCGGTGACGGTGCCCCAGATGTAATCATCTTCACAATAAAATCCCACATAAAGAAAATTATCGCTATACAGTAGCCGAACATCTGTTTTGAATCGGCCTGGCTGACCCGTAATCGCATCGACCAATGGCACGGCAGTCGCCTGTTGCCAGAACGGATGATCAATTTTACCAGTCAGCGAGAAATCGCCATCAATTTTTTTGCAAACGTAGAGGGGGAGTATTTCACCTTTCAATTGTGTCATGTCCAAAATAATTCCTTTCTCATGATATTTGATTTCTAATTTTTTGCTGCCGACCTCGGCATTCAAAAACGGACCACGAAACAGTTTATAGTCGGCAAAATTGATTGGCTTACCATTCAACCGTCGGGCGCCTCCATATTGAAAGGTCATTACATCGCCATTCGAGGTGGTGTAGCTGACCATCAGCGTTCGATCGAAGGTGTCGTACACTAGGGTATTTTTTTTGATCTGCGCTTTGAACGCTTCAAAGGAGGGATACTCCTCTTGCTGCGCCACTTCCACGACGCAGCCATTTTTCAATTCATAACTGCGCAAGCGAAAGCAATCTTTTTCTTCGATCCATTCGTACGGTTTCAGTGGGAAATAGGCGATGAAGGTCGTGCCACCCTGGCAAAAGATCCAGCCCGAGGGATCGACCTCGCGGCGGGCCAAATCTTTGGGGAAGAAACCATTGATGTGGGCATACTTTTCACCTTCAGGAATATTGTACAAAACGATCAGCGCATTTTTATGCTGGAAGGTCTGTTCGTAAGGCGAGGTGGCTGACCACTTGTTCTCACTACTATAATACGTATGGGCACGAGACACTTCATCGAAGGAGAACTTCATCTCCTCGGGAAAAAACATGCCCAAATCGGGTGCGCCGATATAGGGATGCACCGTGAAAATGCGCATGTAGGGGCTATCCGTCACATACGTCACATCCCAGGTGTGTTGCTGAATCGGCTGCAAAATGCCGCCCATCATGGAACCGAGCGCGTAATCTTTGGTCATGTAGGTGTATTTGTAAACGGGCGGATTCCGTTGATCGCCGAGGCGAATGATGTTTCGCACCCGTTTGGTTTCTGTATGGACGTAGGGTTGGCTGCGATCGGTGGCGATCTGGTACAGGATTTCGGGGAGCTCGAAATCGCTCATGGCCGCTGTCAATTGGGTGTAATTGAATCGGGGTGCCAGCGTACCGAATAACAGCCAGGCCCAGTAGGTCATCTCCGAATCCTTGTGCCGCGGGGTGATCACCCGTTCGGGATAATCGCGGCTGTGAGCGCCGACATAAATTCCATCGAGGTGCTCGACCGCAAAATCAGCGATCAGCCAATGCAGCATGATCAGTGCATTTTGCTTCATCACGGGATCAGTAGCGAACTGGTACAGGCCGAACAT contains the following coding sequences:
- a CDS encoding carbohydrate-binding family 9-like protein, which produces MKILSKALCLASLFIIWEISPSFAIDTGYSSRVQQVLAWADTVQTDNFVIAAAKIRNEKTRSDGLKMFERTLKKSQNVPAGMFTFYQLMIGYLAAKDYMPPSLKNQVRDFIGSGKFYRGDTENHLTMYYTGLYLAAQTFSDLPAEKWYNGQSAAKNLQEAQGWFDYWMNITTTIGQGEFDSPTYMAVFLAPMFGLYQFATDPVMKQNALIMLHWLIADFAVEHLDGIYVGAHSRDYPERVITPRHKDSEMTYWAWLLFGTLAPRFNYTQLTAAMSDFELPEILYQIATDRSQPYVHTETKRVRNIIRLGDQRNPPVYKYTYMTKDYALGSMMGGILQPIQQHTWDVTYVTDSPYMRIFTVHPYIGAPDLGMFFPEEMKFSFDEVSRAHTYYSSENKWSATSPYEQTFQHKNALIVLYNIPEGEKYAHINGFFPKDLARREVDPSGWIFCQGGTTFIAYFPLKPYEWIEEKDCFRLRSYELKNGCVVEVAQQEEYPSFEAFKAQIKKNTLVYDTFDRTLMVSYTTSNGDVMTFQYGGARRLNGKPINFADYKLFRGPFLNAEVGSKKLEIKYHEKGIILDMTQLKGEILPLYVCKKIDGDFSLTGKIDHPFWQQATAVPLVDAITGQPGRFKTDVRLLYSDNFLYVGFYCEDDYIWGTVTERDGPIYDEECIEVFLNPADTKHQYYEINLSPNNVVYDANVLNSRTPENAFGKFVAQPQWNLEKLQTAVWIDGKINEPGKGKSWTAEYAIPLDELFGAPNLPPKPGDTWRVNFYRIDSPQKGKPEHYAWSPTGRIAFHLPWKFGYLRFE